A portion of the Mesobacillus boroniphilus genome contains these proteins:
- a CDS encoding GGDEF domain-containing protein, with translation MLKARLYDLTLFFTAVAVAFGLGAFTIDKNIFLIALFIYWLFSTLYNHLRITAQNGTLKFDYGISYSLSFGIFAGPLGLFIFETIFRFTVYFSRKSSKTADEDEFWDTFYNIGAHVLIYSIGYFLFQLGYPLFETIPFGFWILMCILAVTTTLISYTFLSTAFYILGEIKSLQQAIKFYKESNNWLDLGKTAFTNGLLLLLLEEQRWEMVVGLFILNYLVSRSFHSKSQSIQNKIERDKFEQMAYTDFLTGIPNRAYMDKKMSELNQAGERVGIVVADIDKFKLINDSYNHAVGDRVIQHFANTLKTYLSENDYVFRSGGEEFTMILRNKPFSQNIDLVERIRHGIETSSVEVDYQSEKHAVSITSSFGLYYFKVNHHTSMEKGYIFADQLLLQSKELGKNKVTCKDELPKHAPIGVM, from the coding sequence ATGCTAAAAGCTAGGTTATATGATCTTACATTATTCTTTACTGCTGTTGCCGTAGCTTTTGGATTAGGTGCCTTTACTATAGATAAAAATATTTTTTTAATAGCGTTATTTATCTATTGGTTATTTTCAACCCTTTATAACCATTTAAGAATCACAGCGCAAAACGGAACGCTGAAATTTGACTACGGGATTAGCTATAGTCTATCGTTTGGTATTTTCGCTGGTCCTTTAGGCTTATTTATTTTTGAAACCATATTCCGTTTCACCGTTTATTTTTCCAGAAAAAGCTCTAAAACCGCCGATGAAGATGAATTTTGGGACACGTTTTACAATATTGGCGCACATGTGTTAATTTACTCGATTGGATATTTCCTATTTCAGCTAGGGTACCCGCTATTTGAGACTATTCCATTCGGATTCTGGATTTTGATGTGCATACTTGCTGTGACGACGACATTGATTTCCTACACATTCCTATCAACTGCCTTTTATATTTTAGGAGAAATCAAAAGCCTGCAGCAGGCAATCAAGTTTTATAAAGAAAGCAATAACTGGCTGGATCTTGGTAAAACAGCGTTCACGAACGGGTTGCTGCTGCTTTTACTTGAGGAACAGCGGTGGGAAATGGTCGTCGGATTATTCATTCTGAACTATCTCGTCAGCCGCTCCTTCCATTCAAAATCTCAAAGCATCCAGAACAAAATCGAGCGGGACAAGTTCGAGCAAATGGCCTATACGGACTTCCTGACCGGGATTCCGAACCGCGCATACATGGATAAAAAAATGTCAGAGTTAAACCAGGCTGGTGAAAGGGTCGGGATTGTTGTAGCGGACATCGATAAATTCAAGCTTATTAACGATTCCTACAATCATGCTGTAGGCGACCGGGTGATCCAGCATTTTGCCAATACACTCAAGACCTACTTGTCTGAAAACGATTATGTGTTCCGGAGCGGCGGGGAAGAATTCACAATGATCCTCAGAAATAAACCCTTCAGCCAGAATATCGATCTGGTGGAAAGGATCCGTCATGGAATCGAGACAAGTTCAGTGGAGGTTGATTATCAATCCGAGAAACATGCCGTCTCAATAACCTCTTCCTTTGGATTGTATTACTTTAAAGTAAACCATCACACGTCGATGGAAAAAGGTTATATCTTTGCTGACCAACTATTGCTCCAATCGAAGGAACTCGGTAAAAATAAAGTCACCTGTAAGGACGAGCTTCCAAAACATGCTCCGATTGGTGTTATGTAA
- a CDS encoding SGNH/GDSL hydrolase family protein: protein MDLIYGGILVLLLIAAVSLTLYYQRKSRINQLPPNNPQAFLEKGLRQEGKKLVAVVGGDAVHGNISYNFVDDAARRRNCKDYQFINAGVNGSTAYDVLQRLDDVIACQPEFIVILVGLNDAAAKIAPDLAKKNINLAQQLEKPSLLVYEKNLALIVSRLKAETSAKIGLLSLPVVGENLFSKANKEIDQYNEVIKKTAEMTNVLYLPLNEKLKAYLKGKGHTRGRSLKNGTKLYEKAIIEHFVYGYSLDRISARNGYLLLTDGVHLNSTAGMMAAHQIELFLKKNELKAIQ from the coding sequence ATGGATCTTATTTATGGTGGGATTTTAGTCCTTTTATTGATAGCTGCTGTAAGTTTAACGCTGTATTATCAGCGGAAAAGTCGGATCAACCAGCTTCCTCCCAATAATCCGCAGGCTTTTCTGGAAAAAGGGCTGCGCCAGGAGGGCAAGAAGCTTGTGGCTGTAGTGGGCGGTGATGCGGTGCATGGAAACATCAGCTATAATTTTGTCGATGATGCAGCCAGGAGGAGGAACTGCAAGGATTATCAGTTCATCAATGCCGGGGTGAATGGAAGTACCGCTTATGATGTTCTGCAGCGCTTGGATGATGTGATCGCTTGCCAGCCTGAATTTATAGTGATTTTAGTCGGATTGAATGATGCCGCGGCTAAAATAGCCCCAGACCTTGCAAAGAAGAACATCAATCTGGCTCAGCAATTGGAAAAACCGTCATTATTGGTATATGAAAAGAATCTTGCGTTAATTGTCTCAAGGCTGAAAGCAGAAACATCCGCTAAAATCGGCTTGTTATCGCTCCCGGTCGTCGGTGAGAACTTATTTTCAAAAGCGAATAAGGAAATTGACCAGTACAACGAGGTCATCAAAAAGACTGCCGAAATGACCAATGTTTTGTACCTTCCTTTAAACGAAAAATTGAAGGCATATCTAAAAGGAAAAGGGCATACGAGAGGACGGTCGCTGAAGAATGGAACGAAGCTTTACGAAAAAGCGATTATCGAGCATTTCGTATACGGATACAGCCTTGACCGGATATCTGCCCGGAATGGATACTTGCTGCTGACCGACGGGGTGCATTTGAACAGTACGGCGGGCATGATGGCAGCGCATCAAATCGAGCTATTCCTAAAAAAGAATGAATTGAAAGCAATCCAATAG
- a CDS encoding VOC family protein translates to MHSTPIQKIGQIGIPVKNIERAMTFYQEKLGLPLLFNTDTMAFFDCEGVRLLLTLPENEQFAHPSSVIYLQVGDIKAKYEELQSNGVSFIGEPHVVAKVGDSETWMVFFKDTEDNTHAFMSEVVA, encoded by the coding sequence ATGCACTCAACTCCAATCCAAAAAATCGGCCAAATTGGAATACCAGTAAAAAATATTGAAAGGGCAATGACCTTTTATCAAGAAAAATTAGGTCTGCCATTATTGTTCAATACGGATACAATGGCGTTTTTCGACTGCGAAGGTGTCCGTCTTCTGTTAACCCTTCCCGAAAACGAGCAATTTGCCCATCCTAGTTCCGTAATCTATTTACAGGTTGGAGATATCAAGGCAAAGTATGAAGAGCTTCAATCAAATGGCGTTTCCTTCATTGGCGAGCCGCATGTTGTCGCTAAAGTTGGCGATAGTGAAACATGGATGGTGTTTTTTAAGGATACAGAGGATAACACTCATGCATTCATGAGCGAGGTCGTTGCATAA
- a CDS encoding alpha/beta fold hydrolase, translating into MKTIYKSLEGKEQILNQYEEYLTQFDSLIGREYVQTRFGSTHVLIMGKEDGKPLFIFQGGNCINPVTLSWFKGLLEEYKVYAPDTIGHPGYSDENRISASDGSFAEWTQDLMDHYKIEKCAFIGPSYGGGIILRIAAFMPERIHCAVLVAPAGISLGSKIKMIKEILFPMVFYKINGSARSLRRIADVMSSNSMNGMDESIIGNIFKHTTLEQEMPKLTTAEELRDYSAPTLVITGTEDVFFPGNKISQKTQGLLGDRLELKKYQMGHFPSAAHLEKIDTDIKGFLKNHY; encoded by the coding sequence ATGAAAACCATTTATAAAAGCTTGGAAGGAAAAGAGCAGATTCTTAACCAATATGAAGAGTATCTCACCCAGTTCGATTCACTGATTGGCAGGGAATACGTCCAGACGAGATTTGGCAGCACACATGTCCTAATAATGGGGAAGGAAGACGGGAAGCCCTTATTTATTTTCCAGGGTGGCAATTGCATCAATCCGGTTACCTTATCCTGGTTCAAAGGCTTGCTGGAAGAGTATAAGGTCTATGCACCTGACACCATCGGACATCCGGGATACAGTGACGAAAACCGGATTTCCGCCTCAGATGGCAGCTTTGCCGAGTGGACACAGGATTTGATGGACCATTATAAGATTGAAAAATGCGCATTCATCGGCCCCTCATACGGTGGAGGCATCATCCTCAGGATTGCCGCATTTATGCCAGAAAGAATCCATTGCGCTGTTCTTGTCGCACCTGCTGGAATCAGCCTTGGCTCAAAGATTAAAATGATCAAGGAAATCCTTTTCCCGATGGTTTTTTACAAAATAAACGGTTCTGCCAGAAGCCTGCGCAGAATCGCCGATGTGATGTCCTCCAATAGCATGAATGGGATGGACGAAAGCATTATCGGCAATATTTTCAAACACACAACCCTTGAACAAGAAATGCCCAAGCTGACGACTGCGGAAGAACTGAGAGATTACAGTGCCCCGACCCTTGTCATAACGGGAACAGAGGATGTATTTTTTCCTGGAAACAAAATTTCCCAAAAAACACAAGGACTTTTAGGTGACCGACTAGAATTGAAAAAGTACCAGATGGGACATTTTCCATCCGCTGCACATCTTGAAAAAATCGACACAGATATTAAGGGATTTTTGAAAAATCATTATTAG
- a CDS encoding alpha/beta fold hydrolase: MGFFSRKPDFHIPEDGIDRIETITIGGIQQSILIQSHSPKNPVLLFLHGGPSMPLPGVSSRGKNYTVATNTQDLVKHFTVVFWDQRGTGQSYHKDIPQTSMTFDQLVSDAAELTDFLRETFNQEKIFLAAHSFGTLIGMYLIKSHPGKFHSYVGLSQIISWVENDREGLEWAKKEAKRRGDFKALNELEAVGDPPFTEGYKQWGVLRKWQMKYSTMVYKDDKIKHPGLGKISLNMLISRDYSLTDVFHTFYSGFRLIYSDEFIRNIPKIDVRKDVPSVGVPVTFIHGRKDVHVHAHLAEDYLNTLKTTHEKNFIWMDKSAHLFHPDDTELIEQHLINQLSHIKPEVINL; encoded by the coding sequence ATGGGCTTTTTCTCTCGTAAGCCTGATTTTCATATTCCTGAAGACGGAATAGACCGAATTGAAACGATAACAATCGGCGGAATCCAACAGAGCATCCTCATCCAGTCCCATTCACCCAAGAACCCGGTGCTGCTGTTTTTGCACGGAGGCCCTTCCATGCCCCTGCCTGGCGTCTCTTCCAGAGGCAAAAACTATACTGTCGCTACCAACACCCAAGACCTGGTTAAGCATTTTACCGTTGTATTTTGGGACCAGCGCGGGACGGGACAATCCTATCACAAAGATATTCCCCAAACATCCATGACCTTTGACCAACTTGTATCCGACGCAGCGGAACTAACTGACTTTTTAAGAGAAACGTTCAATCAGGAAAAAATCTTTCTTGCCGCTCATTCATTCGGAACACTGATCGGCATGTACCTGATAAAAAGCCATCCCGGAAAATTCCATTCGTATGTAGGATTGTCACAGATTATCAGCTGGGTAGAAAATGACCGGGAAGGTCTCGAATGGGCAAAAAAAGAAGCAAAACGGCGAGGTGATTTCAAAGCCTTGAATGAACTTGAAGCCGTTGGCGATCCGCCTTTTACAGAGGGCTATAAACAATGGGGTGTCCTGCGAAAATGGCAGATGAAATACAGCACGATGGTCTATAAAGACGACAAAATCAAGCACCCTGGCCTCGGAAAGATTTCTCTAAATATGCTAATTTCAAGGGATTACAGTCTAACTGATGTTTTCCATACCTTTTACAGTGGCTTCAGGCTCATCTATTCAGACGAATTCATCCGGAATATACCAAAGATTGATGTGCGAAAAGATGTACCATCTGTTGGTGTTCCTGTCACCTTCATCCATGGCAGGAAGGATGTCCATGTCCATGCCCATCTTGCAGAAGACTATCTCAACACATTAAAAACAACCCATGAGAAAAATTTTATATGGATGGATAAATCGGCACATCTCTTTCACCCAGATGATACTGAACTGATCGAACAGCACCTTATCAATCAATTAAGCCATATAAAACCAGAGGTTATCAATCTATGA
- a CDS encoding sigma-70 family RNA polymerase sigma factor has translation MKEAKLVKKAVKGNAKAFEELLVLHSERLYRTAFLYAGNREDALDIVQETSCKAFLAIGQLKNEQYFLTWLTRILIHCAYDVLKKRKKETPVEKLVNLPSSNDHKVAENLDLMEAITQLKDQHRTAIILFYYHDLTISEIARTMDIPENTVKTYLQRGRKELKTRLGGEPDGKENVS, from the coding sequence ATGAAAGAAGCAAAGCTTGTGAAGAAAGCGGTGAAGGGGAACGCCAAAGCCTTTGAAGAGCTGCTGGTTTTACATAGTGAACGATTGTATAGGACTGCTTTTTTATATGCGGGGAACAGAGAGGATGCCCTTGATATCGTGCAGGAAACTTCCTGTAAAGCCTTCCTGGCAATCGGGCAGCTGAAAAATGAACAATATTTTTTAACCTGGCTGACAAGGATCCTAATTCATTGTGCGTACGATGTTTTGAAAAAAAGAAAAAAAGAAACGCCAGTTGAGAAACTAGTAAACCTGCCTTCGAGCAATGACCATAAGGTGGCAGAGAACCTCGATTTAATGGAGGCTATTACTCAGCTAAAAGATCAGCATCGGACGGCAATTATCCTATTTTACTATCATGATCTGACAATCAGCGAGATCGCCAGAACGATGGACATACCTGAAAATACCGTGAAAACTTATCTGCAGCGCGGCCGGAAGGAACTGAAGACTAGATTGGGGGGCGAACCGGATGGAAAAGAAAATGTTTCATGA
- a CDS encoding DUF4179 domain-containing protein has translation MEKKMFHESIDQIEVPGDDVLNAIQAGVRKGSKMRAKQKSRFKVLGASVAAAAVLFVASGFMVPSVGNVMADIPFLAKLYEHDKVAGNLASQQLITELNEKATFDGIDVRVTNAYYDGAIIGVTFDVKGEVKGDEDEIYAFYEIFDRDPNIEETMELVKLMPAEGGYKGHIQLSYPRAELPAETTLPFNIIGIGEIKDSWKDEQGKWNFDVPVSQLPFETAELGQVSEYGDYRITFEKLITGNSSTAIEYTMSYPEAVQRVMLDLFDDKGEQIIGGTSDAKIEKKIKNGTVTEKRRKTIPMVPDSDYIEIRPTMESGEKLKSVKIDL, from the coding sequence ATGGAAAAGAAAATGTTTCATGAATCGATTGACCAGATTGAGGTACCTGGAGATGATGTTTTAAACGCAATCCAGGCTGGGGTAAGGAAAGGAAGCAAGATGAGAGCTAAGCAAAAATCACGTTTTAAAGTATTAGGGGCGTCAGTTGCAGCTGCTGCAGTCCTGTTCGTTGCATCAGGCTTCATGGTGCCCTCCGTAGGGAATGTGATGGCGGATATTCCTTTCCTGGCGAAGCTTTATGAACATGACAAGGTTGCAGGAAATCTGGCCTCACAGCAACTCATCACTGAGTTGAATGAAAAGGCAACTTTTGACGGAATTGATGTGAGAGTTACCAATGCTTATTATGACGGAGCAATAATTGGCGTCACCTTTGATGTTAAGGGTGAGGTGAAGGGCGACGAGGACGAGATTTATGCATTCTATGAAATTTTCGATCGAGATCCGAATATCGAAGAAACGATGGAGCTGGTAAAGTTGATGCCTGCTGAAGGAGGCTACAAAGGACATATCCAGCTAAGCTATCCGAGAGCGGAATTGCCAGCAGAAACAACTTTGCCATTCAACATCATAGGAATTGGTGAAATCAAGGATAGCTGGAAGGACGAACAGGGGAAATGGAATTTTGACGTGCCGGTCAGCCAGCTGCCATTTGAAACGGCAGAGCTAGGACAGGTAAGTGAGTATGGTGATTATAGGATTACGTTCGAAAAGCTGATAACCGGGAATTCTTCGACAGCCATTGAATATACAATGAGTTATCCTGAAGCTGTTCAAAGAGTCATGCTCGATCTTTTTGACGACAAGGGCGAGCAAATAATTGGCGGAACCTCGGATGCAAAAATAGAGAAAAAAATCAAAAATGGAACAGTGACAGAGAAAAGAAGGAAGACCATCCCGATGGTACCGGATTCAGATTATATCGAGATTCGCCCGACGATGGAGTCAGGAGAGAAGCTTAAGTCTGTTAAAATAGACCTGTAA
- a CDS encoding dihydrofolate reductase family protein: MKKSNVILYIAMSLDGYIARLDGAVDWLDDVEGEGDNGYSEFYSQVGTVIMGRKTYEEVLNLTNEFPYAGKACYVLSIHPQESSPEVTFTDEELETLVSRLKEQSDGYVWLVGGGQLVKQFLEKNLIDEIELYIIPKLVGEGIPLFPEGTPPANFELTDTGRYGQIAALKYRSKMNGAG; encoded by the coding sequence ATGAAAAAGAGCAATGTAATACTTTATATCGCGATGAGTCTCGATGGCTATATCGCTAGGCTAGATGGCGCCGTTGACTGGCTGGATGATGTGGAAGGCGAAGGCGATAATGGCTACAGTGAGTTTTACAGCCAGGTTGGGACGGTTATCATGGGGCGTAAAACTTACGAGGAGGTTTTAAATCTGACGAATGAGTTCCCTTATGCCGGGAAAGCATGTTACGTTTTATCTATCCATCCTCAAGAAAGCTCCCCCGAAGTCACGTTTACAGATGAAGAGCTGGAAACACTAGTTTCGCGTCTGAAGGAACAGTCCGACGGGTATGTCTGGCTGGTCGGCGGTGGCCAACTCGTGAAACAATTTCTTGAGAAAAACCTGATAGACGAAATCGAGCTTTATATCATTCCGAAATTGGTTGGTGAAGGGATTCCTCTTTTTCCAGAAGGCACACCGCCTGCGAATTTCGAATTAACAGACACAGGACGTTATGGACAGATTGCCGCACTGAAATACAGATCAAAAATGAATGGCGCTGGATGA
- a CDS encoding HAD family hydrolase: MLALNIPGRGQFTIHHLVLDFNGTIAFNGDLISGVAERITLLSKDMEIHVTTADTNGTVARQCSGLPVSVLVLHSDDHTGEKGEFIRSLDGVICMGNGANDEAMFAESDIAIGVIGREGCSTSTLLKSDITIQNINDALDLLLKPTRMIATLRK, translated from the coding sequence ATGCTTGCTTTGAACATACCGGGCAGAGGCCAATTTACTATTCATCATCTTGTTTTGGATTTTAACGGAACCATTGCCTTCAATGGTGATTTGATTTCAGGCGTTGCTGAAAGAATCACACTTCTAAGCAAGGACATGGAGATTCATGTCACTACAGCAGATACGAATGGAACCGTAGCCAGGCAATGCAGCGGGCTGCCGGTATCGGTGCTGGTTCTTCACTCTGATGATCACACTGGTGAAAAAGGGGAGTTTATCCGCAGTCTGGACGGAGTGATCTGCATGGGCAACGGGGCGAATGATGAAGCGATGTTCGCAGAATCCGACATCGCCATTGGTGTAATCGGAAGAGAAGGATGTTCAACGTCAACACTGTTGAAGAGTGATATTACAATTCAAAATATCAATGACGCGCTGGATTTACTGTTGAAACCTACACGGATGATCGCCACGCTTCGAAAGTAG
- a CDS encoding response regulator transcription factor, whose protein sequence is MEQYNVLVVDDEKEIRDAIEIYLKNEGIKVIKAADGIEAIEKLNEQPVHLILLDVMMPRQDGITTTFRIREDKNIPIIILSAKAEDTDKILGLQVGADDYVTKPFNPLELIARVKSQLRRYVTLGTYEGKAKVIDLNGLTLDQSSKEVLAHGEAVKLTPIEYKILELLMTNAGRVFSINDIYERVWKEPSYNAENTVAVHIRKIREKIEIDPKNPRFLKVVWGIGYKIEK, encoded by the coding sequence GTGGAACAATACAATGTGCTGGTTGTCGATGATGAAAAAGAAATACGTGATGCGATCGAGATTTATTTGAAAAATGAAGGGATTAAAGTGATCAAGGCGGCAGATGGGATCGAGGCGATCGAGAAGCTGAATGAGCAGCCTGTTCACTTGATTCTGCTCGATGTGATGATGCCGAGGCAGGACGGGATTACGACAACATTCCGAATCCGCGAGGACAAGAACATCCCAATCATCATTTTGAGCGCCAAAGCGGAGGACACCGATAAAATCCTCGGACTTCAGGTGGGTGCGGATGATTATGTGACGAAGCCATTCAATCCGCTTGAACTGATTGCCAGGGTGAAATCACAGCTCAGGAGGTATGTCACACTTGGTACATATGAAGGAAAGGCGAAAGTGATTGACCTGAACGGACTGACATTGGATCAGTCGTCAAAGGAAGTCCTAGCCCACGGCGAAGCGGTAAAACTGACGCCAATCGAGTACAAGATCCTCGAGCTGTTGATGACGAATGCCGGCAGAGTGTTTTCAATTAATGATATTTATGAGCGAGTATGGAAGGAACCAAGCTACAATGCTGAAAACACAGTAGCCGTTCATATCCGCAAAATACGAGAAAAAATAGAGATCGATCCGAAGAATCCAAGATTTTTGAAGGTGGTGTGGGGGATTGGATATAAAATCGAAAAGTAA
- a CDS encoding HAMP domain-containing sensor histidine kinase: MDIKSKSKYLFVIWMLLIAFGFSGLFSVLTNGSRFMQGDYFESDEYNSQMDQFIAMLNVYELYKMPKEEMKKQITVTDEEIEEHRMRYGNLGDQISNIGMQYNDQIHAAIESGNKAAENALAKERDEKIADITENFNSDEHVRAKIVKEKEKKIDEFYQELEKYRREFTNLGEAYKYYLTDRATGEVYTNLSLSKDDSESDYLNKKDMYYLQDYAVLQKNYLFTGYKENFLPYNDVAETILENQKDRDMTGQIGLSKHASEKHIAIMNYKDYQKGQKLFIGYLLTSMAALILSYFLAKRKPAAVLGSFEQLKPFYGRIPLEIRAVLLLVTVFFLLLSMTLISEQFVYYHSNVFASLIELIISLVAAASLLAFGWIQLRFLSEYQRDWTKLRDDVNNSLLVKSYHAILNAFLIKSIGFQLLVILGIVFVMGMLFVAVLAAGGGEIIVIAFVFGVISLPIFLIIMRKAGYLNKVLKHTEELAAGNLGADIPVKGKSAIAKHAANINNLRNAVKFSHKEQAKSERLKTELITNVSHDLRTPLTSIITYTELLKTPDLAPEARDSYIEILDRKSKRLKVLIDDLFEATKMASGNIELNKEKVDLNQLLQQALAEHNEALSQSSLQLRVSQPDQPVYAFVDGQKLWRVFDNLIGNILKYALENTRVYISVKEEQNQVVLTFKNITKYELGEDLNELFERFKRGDQSRHTEGSGLGLAIAKSIVDLHEGSLDIEVDGDLFKVTVILDKIS, translated from the coding sequence TTGGATATAAAATCGAAAAGTAAGTATTTATTTGTGATATGGATGCTTTTGATTGCATTCGGTTTTAGCGGTCTATTTTCGGTCCTGACAAATGGCAGCCGGTTCATGCAAGGCGATTATTTTGAATCAGACGAATATAACTCGCAAATGGATCAGTTTATTGCAATGCTAAATGTGTATGAGCTTTATAAAATGCCAAAAGAAGAAATGAAAAAGCAAATCACTGTTACAGATGAGGAAATTGAAGAACATCGTATGAGATATGGCAATCTAGGTGATCAGATTTCCAATATTGGAATGCAATATAATGATCAAATACATGCGGCAATCGAATCAGGAAACAAGGCCGCTGAAAATGCTCTGGCGAAGGAAAGAGACGAAAAAATCGCAGATATAACCGAAAACTTCAACAGCGATGAACATGTACGCGCTAAAATCGTGAAAGAAAAAGAGAAGAAAATCGATGAATTTTACCAGGAGCTTGAAAAATACCGCCGTGAATTCACCAATCTTGGAGAAGCATACAAATATTACCTGACAGACAGGGCAACAGGAGAAGTCTATACGAATCTAAGCCTGTCAAAGGATGATTCAGAATCTGACTACCTGAATAAAAAAGATATGTATTATCTGCAGGATTACGCGGTTTTGCAGAAAAATTATTTATTCACAGGGTATAAGGAGAACTTCCTTCCTTATAATGATGTGGCTGAGACGATCCTGGAGAATCAAAAAGACCGAGATATGACAGGTCAAATAGGCTTATCTAAGCATGCTTCGGAAAAACATATCGCCATCATGAATTATAAAGACTATCAAAAAGGGCAAAAGCTCTTTATCGGTTATCTCTTGACAAGTATGGCTGCATTAATTTTGAGTTATTTCCTGGCAAAACGGAAACCTGCAGCAGTGTTAGGTTCATTCGAACAGCTTAAACCCTTTTATGGGAGGATACCGCTGGAGATAAGAGCAGTGCTGCTTTTAGTGACAGTTTTTTTCCTTTTGCTGTCCATGACGCTGATCAGTGAACAATTTGTCTATTACCATTCAAATGTATTCGCCTCACTTATTGAGCTGATCATCAGTCTGGTAGCTGCAGCTTCATTGCTGGCATTCGGGTGGATACAGCTAAGATTCCTTTCAGAATACCAGAGGGATTGGACAAAGCTGAGAGACGATGTGAATAACAGTCTTTTAGTTAAAAGCTACCACGCGATTCTGAATGCCTTTTTAATCAAGAGCATTGGTTTTCAGCTTCTGGTCATCCTCGGGATTGTGTTTGTAATGGGTATGTTGTTTGTTGCAGTCCTTGCAGCTGGGGGAGGAGAAATAATTGTTATTGCTTTCGTTTTTGGTGTAATAAGTCTCCCGATTTTCCTTATAATCATGAGAAAAGCAGGCTACTTGAATAAAGTATTAAAGCATACAGAAGAACTTGCTGCAGGCAATTTAGGTGCGGACATACCGGTGAAAGGGAAATCTGCGATCGCGAAGCATGCGGCAAATATCAATAACCTGAGGAATGCAGTGAAATTCTCCCACAAAGAGCAGGCGAAAAGTGAACGTCTGAAAACGGAATTAATCACGAATGTAAGCCATGATCTCAGGACACCGCTGACATCAATCATTACCTATACGGAGCTCCTGAAAACACCTGACCTGGCTCCGGAGGCCCGTGACTCGTACATCGAAATCCTCGACCGGAAATCCAAGCGCCTTAAGGTGTTGATCGATGACTTGTTCGAGGCGACAAAAATGGCGAGCGGCAACATTGAGCTCAATAAGGAGAAGGTCGACCTAAACCAGCTGCTGCAGCAGGCGCTGGCTGAGCATAACGAGGCGCTTAGCCAATCATCCCTTCAGCTGAGGGTGTCACAGCCCGACCAGCCAGTGTACGCTTTTGTTGATGGACAGAAGCTGTGGAGGGTGTTCGATAACCTGATTGGCAACATTCTCAAGTATGCGCTGGAGAACACGAGGGTATATATTTCGGTAAAAGAAGAGCAGAATCAAGTGGTGCTCACTTTTAAAAACATCACGAAATATGAATTGGGTGAGGATTTGAATGAGCTGTTCGAGCGCTTCAAACGCGGCGATCAATCTCGTCATACAGAAGGGTCCGGACTTGGCCTCGCAATTGCAAAATCAATCGTCGACCTGCATGAAGGCTCGCTCGATATCGAAGTCGATGGCGACCTGTTCAAGGTAACGGTCATTCTCGATAAAATAAGTTAA